CATCCATCCCTTGTGTTGAATAAAACAGTTTGGGAACATCTTCATCATATTCTTCACCTCACAAACCAGGTTACCCCATGCTGATCTTGGTTCACCTGCCTCAATCAATTCATTGACTATAAGTAatgaatcactttcaataatcaATTCATCAATACCCATGGGAATGCAAATTTGTAGCCCTCTGAATATAGCCAGTAGCTCAATTTCCATCGGGTCATTCACTCCATTTTCCTTCATATTTGCAGCCATGATCACTTCAGAGGAACTATTCCTTAAGATAACACCCACACATGCACGATTTAGAGTTGCAAAAATAGCCCCATGTACATTTGACTTCAATGCATTTTGAGAAGGAGCCTGCCAACAGCAACTCGAAAGTTTTCTGGTTTGTTTCTCAACTCTAGCTTCCTTTTGATCCTTAGCCAAACTCAAAGCATGCTCAATTACTTGGTCTGTTGTCAAGACTTTATTCACAAAAATCTTCTGATTTCTTCTATGCCACAGACTCCAAACAATAAGAAAAAACTGATCAAGATCTTCATGTTTACCTAAACTCAGCACCTTCAAACCCATGCACGTACGCAGTAATTGACGATTTAACAAAAAGTTCTGATCCTCGTATGATCACATTGCCTGAATTTACAtctaagaaaggaaaaaataataattctttcTGAATATCTAAAAGGAATTAATGGGAAATTAGTTGTTGTACTTGCATACGTGATACGTGGTCGTGAtcagtttgagagagagagagagagagagagctgggtcAATGTAATACAGCTCAATATATATTTGTGGAATAATGAAAGTACTGCATGCACCGTTTCATAATTGAAGGGGTCGAATTTGGTTGCATTTTCaatgtatatatgtgtgcgaGCAATATTAGTGGTTAAAGAATGTTTCCACCGGccatcaaagaaaaaaataataataatcgaTAACCtcagattaattaattaaagagtaaTTGAAAAGTATTACACGTTAATGGAAAAAACATGGACCAGTTCATGATCAGTTAATTCCTCTCTATAAATAGAGATGTGACCATCCAACATTCCTCATTCCCTCCCCGCCAATATTAATTACTTACTTACACAGATCAGTACTAAAACCCAGACATAAAtcatatatagcctcaaatatgaTGAACTCCAAGCAGGTTGTTCCTAAGCCCTTGTAGCTGTTGCCCTGTTGACTTTCGCTTGTTCCCTCGCCTCTGCCTATGATCCCAGTCCCCTGCAGGACTTTTGTGTTGCAATCGACAATCCTGCTTCTGCTGGTATGTACACATTATTATTGCTATATTCTTTGATTGTATTTTCTGCATAATatcatgtgtgtatatatagtcatgatgataacaaatattttcttttctttctttctgcaGTATTTGTGAATGGAAAGTTTTGCAAGGACCCAAAACTTGTCACTGCTGATGATTTCTTCCGCTCGGTGAACATTCCCGGAAACACCTCAAATAAAGTGGGGTCGAACGTCACCGCTGTGACAGTGGAACAACTACCAGGCCTCAACACCCTAGGCATATCCTTGGCTCGCATCGACTTTGCACCACGTGGCTTAAATCCTCCCCACACCCACCCTCGCGCCACTGAGTTTCTTGTAGTCATAGAAGGTACTCTTAATGTTGGCTTTGTCACATCCAATGCAGACGGTAACCGCCTCTTCACCAAAGTTCTAAACAAGGGAGACGTCTTTGTGTTCCCAATTGGTCTCATTCACTTCCAGTTGAACGTCGGAAATACCAAGGCTGTTGCCTTTGCTGGTCTGAGCAGCCAGAATTCTGGGGTCATCACCATAGCCAACGCAGTCTTTGGATCCAATCCTCCCATCAATCAAGATGTTCTCACCAAGGCCTTCCAAGTGGACAAGAATGTGGTTAACTATCTTCAGCAACAATTCTAACTAATTTCCTAAACtaaaatcatagatttcaaGACATATTTGCAATAAACCATGAGATGGTGGTGTGATCAAGTTTGTCAATGTTTCCCAACTTGTAACctcattgaaattattttattgaaataaaatggtTGTTTATAATTTACAGTCTCTTTGTTATAACCATCAACAAGTGTGATTGGACTTAATTGCATTTTGAATACGTTGAGACGTCGAGAGATATCACTTAATGTAAGGGGCCCTCGCCTTGCTTCCCCTATCTTTCCAGCCCCAAggcaaaatatacaaaaataaataaataaataatagcaggaatgaaatatatattacactTGAATTTAATGGATAGGATTCAACTGAATTTATTACTGAATTTTATTactttaaatgtataaaatgcCTTGTCACGGTAATTCTTAGCTAGTTAATAATTgtggaaaggaaaataaaaaggacaaCAACATCTGCAAGTACTTGTAGTTGTTAAGAATGGTTCTCCGGTCCCTGCATTAGataaacaaatttattaaaagctGATCAAGAATTTACCAAGTCTTACCTGCATCTCCTTGCAAGGAAAGACATGCAGAGACCGATTCATGAGTAACTCCCCTACATAAATGGCTAGGCATGCTCCCATGCAACATTCTTCACCCCTCACCCAAAGCAAGAATATTCGTACAGAATGCTGATAGCCTCTAAGATCTTGTAACTGTGGCCCTATTGGCTTTGGCTTTGGCTTTCTGATTTGCCTATGCCTATGATCCTAGTCCTCATCAAAACTTTTGTATCGCAATCAAGTACGGTTCCAATGCTGATTGTTAGTACACATCGTTCTCTCTGTTTtggaaattgtttgaattagCATCTGGATTGTGTTACTTTTGGCATCACGTGTTTAATTTCTACCAATATTATGGGCAGTGTATACCTGTTGTGATAATAACATTTAACAAGCTTATCTTTTTGTAGTGCTTGTGAATGTGTAATTCTAAGGAGTGTGATCACCAAACGGTGTACCCTTTGGAATGACACCCTCTCCTTGGTAATTGTTCCCATGGGGGTGATTTTTAAGGATGTGTAAAATGACACAACCTTTTTGTTAATGTAAAAAGGAGTgtgttggcatattcttgtaaaaagttttgttatattgtgttgtaacaagtgttgaagtgTGTTAAAGTGAAAATGGGTCGAAGTGAGCTCAACATGGCTTGAGCAGAACTCATATAGAGAGTTTGCTCAACAGACACTCGACATAGTGATCGAGCGGAACTCatacagagagttcgcttgacaGGCGCACGACATAGCACTCGAGCGGAACTcatacagagagttcgctcaacagGCGCTCGATGTGAAGCTTGAGCGGTAACCCAGACAGAGAATTCGCTCAACACTAGCTCGACATGGAGCTCGAGTGGTATCCAAGACAGAGAGTTCGCTTAACCCTCGCTTGACTTGGAGCTCGAGTGACTTTTAAAGTAAATCGTGTGCTCGACACACGCTTGACATGTAGCTTGAGCGAATGTTCATAATTGTCACCTAAACTATGGTTTGAGCACTGTATTCCTTGGTGAGTAGAAAATGAAACTTATTTTCCATCCTAATGTGGGAGAAACTAAGCTAAAACAGAGCCTTTTCCATCCTTCCACATTCAAAGTcaaatctctcttgaaaaatacATCTCCATCATATCACACTCAAGATTAAACACAGT
Above is a genomic segment from Juglans microcarpa x Juglans regia isolate MS1-56 chromosome 1D, Jm3101_v1.0, whole genome shotgun sequence containing:
- the LOC121235701 gene encoding germin-like protein subfamily 1 member 7, whose product is MDQFMITLVAVALLTFACSLASAYDPSPLQDFCVAIDNPASAVFVNGKFCKDPKLVTADDFFRSVNIPGNTSNKVGSNVTAVTVEQLPGLNTLGISLARIDFAPRGLNPPHTHPRATEFLVVIEGTLNVGFVTSNADGNRLFTKVLNKGDVFVFPIGLIHFQLNVGNTKAVAFAGLSSQNSGVITIANAVFGSNPPINQDVLTKAFQVDKNVVNYLQQQF